From Novosphingobium sp. 9, the proteins below share one genomic window:
- a CDS encoding carboxylesterase/lipase family protein — MIRKLSLTLLAATTLCAGASVEAAPKAPTVKVQQGVLSGTVDQGITSFKGIPYAAPPVGPLRWRAPQAPAHWQGVRRADRFGFICTQPDIPGGPGLPQSEDCLTLNVWKPSAPAKGKRPVMLWIHGGGSFMGAGSDPLYDGSALAREGVVVVSINYRLGALGYFVHPALSGAAADVKADGGMLANYGLMDQLAAMRWVKRNIAAFGGDPANVTIFGESAGGCYVDMWMTSPVARGLFARAITESCPGFIESRTMAEGTQRGEALARALGVEGAGPEALARLRALPAADFVTRAAIKGTYPFIDGKIVPEDPFRAAQAGHAARVPWLIGSNSFDASYLPYFGVDISKPLAAYTPADQSRILAAYTPPGADDVAKHRAPMAFLSDMVMGASDRLFATQAAAVGAPTWIYSFRYEGSATKPDSLGVPHGGELPYVFGNAGQGIALVSAKDHAVSSEVRRVWTDFAKGRLPLAQSWSSARRTLVFGTDGTLSTPQDYHRARLDLATPFARDNAGRWDP, encoded by the coding sequence ATGATCCGCAAACTGTCCCTGACTCTGCTCGCGGCGACCACGCTTTGCGCAGGCGCATCGGTTGAAGCTGCTCCGAAGGCGCCGACCGTGAAAGTTCAGCAGGGTGTTCTGTCGGGCACCGTCGATCAGGGTATCACCAGTTTCAAGGGCATTCCCTATGCCGCGCCGCCGGTCGGGCCGCTGCGCTGGCGCGCACCGCAGGCCCCGGCGCACTGGCAGGGCGTGCGCCGCGCCGACAGGTTCGGCTTCATCTGTACCCAGCCCGATATTCCCGGCGGCCCCGGCCTGCCGCAGAGCGAAGACTGCCTGACGCTCAACGTCTGGAAGCCATCGGCACCCGCAAAGGGGAAGCGCCCGGTGATGCTGTGGATCCACGGCGGCGGCAGCTTCATGGGGGCGGGCTCCGACCCGCTCTATGACGGCAGCGCACTGGCGCGCGAAGGCGTGGTGGTGGTGTCGATCAACTACCGCCTCGGTGCGCTGGGATACTTCGTGCATCCGGCGCTGAGCGGGGCTGCTGCGGACGTGAAGGCGGATGGCGGGATGCTTGCCAATTACGGCCTGATGGACCAGCTTGCCGCGATGCGCTGGGTGAAGCGCAATATCGCCGCGTTCGGTGGCGATCCCGCCAATGTGACGATTTTCGGGGAATCCGCAGGCGGCTGCTATGTCGATATGTGGATGACCTCGCCCGTGGCGCGCGGGCTCTTTGCCAGGGCGATCACCGAATCCTGCCCCGGCTTCATCGAGAGCCGCACCATGGCCGAAGGCACGCAGCGCGGCGAGGCGCTGGCCAGGGCGCTCGGCGTCGAGGGTGCGGGGCCTGAGGCGCTCGCTCGCCTGCGCGCGCTCCCCGCCGCAGACTTCGTGACCAGGGCGGCGATCAAGGGCACCTATCCTTTCATAGATGGGAAGATTGTGCCCGAAGATCCGTTCCGGGCAGCGCAGGCAGGCCATGCCGCACGCGTGCCGTGGCTGATCGGCTCGAACAGCTTCGATGCCAGCTATCTGCCCTATTTCGGTGTCGATATCTCCAAGCCGCTGGCCGCGTATACGCCCGCCGACCAGTCGCGCATTCTGGCGGCCTACACGCCGCCCGGTGCCGATGATGTGGCGAAGCACCGCGCACCGATGGCGTTCCTTTCCGACATGGTGATGGGCGCGAGCGACCGCTTGTTCGCGACGCAGGCTGCGGCTGTCGGCGCGCCGACGTGGATCTACAGTTTCCGCTACGAAGGTTCCGCCACAAAGCCGGATTCGCTGGGCGTTCCGCATGGCGGCGAACTGCCATACGTTTTCGGCAATGCCGGACAGGGCATCGCGCTGGTGAGCGCAAAGGATCATGCGGTGTCGTCCGAGGTGCGCCGCGTCTGGACCGACTTCGCCAAAGGCCGCCTGCCGCTCGCGCAATCGTGGAGCAGCGCGCGTCGGACGCTGGTGTTCGGCACCGATGGCACACTTTCCACGCCGCAGGACTACCACCGCGCCCGGCTCGATCTGGCGACACCTTTCGCGCGCGACAATGCGGGGCGATGGGACCCGTGA
- a CDS encoding amidohydrolase family protein: protein MTVSPAAPGDEYAQSLEARGMPALPAAPARDRGEGPFERLVLRGATVIDGTGAPPWGPVDIVVENGRITGLHAVGVPGRAINPERRPGAGTREIDCHGKFVTPGFVDAHAHIGWPAHAARGAQPRADYIYKLWLAHGVTTVREMGSINGLGWSLSEKARAASHEIAAPRLLVHAYFPAVNDMLKTIHSPQQAREWVQGIAARGADGIKFFGGAPSLMRSAIEEANALGLRTGCHHAQQAVGRANAMTTAKWGLTSAEHFYGLPEALFDDRLLQAYPADYNYADEYMRFSEAGFGFHLAAQPGSDHWNKVLDQFLELDFTFVPTLGIYDANRDLMRARRADWHDEYTWPGLWDSFQPDRGAHGAHWFRWSTADEIRWKQNYQLWMAFINAYKNRGGRVAAGSDSGFIFQTYGFGFVRELEMLQEAGFHPLEVLRAATSQGADLMGLGDEIGVIDVGRVADLLVHDVNPLADFKQLYGTGAMRLDDENGGGTVWQRALRYTIREGLVYDVAELLADVRDMVAQERERLAAQ, encoded by the coding sequence GTGACTGTTTCTCCTGCCGCCCCCGGCGACGAATACGCGCAGAGCCTGGAGGCGCGCGGGATGCCCGCATTGCCTGCCGCGCCCGCGCGCGACCGGGGCGAAGGACCGTTCGAGCGGCTGGTGCTGCGCGGCGCCACGGTGATCGACGGCACCGGCGCGCCGCCGTGGGGGCCGGTGGATATCGTCGTCGAGAACGGACGGATTACCGGGCTGCACGCGGTGGGCGTCCCCGGCCGCGCGATCAATCCCGAGCGTCGTCCGGGCGCGGGAACGCGCGAGATCGACTGCCACGGCAAGTTCGTGACGCCGGGCTTCGTCGATGCCCATGCCCATATCGGCTGGCCCGCCCATGCTGCGCGCGGCGCCCAGCCTCGGGCAGACTACATCTACAAACTGTGGCTGGCACACGGCGTCACCACCGTTCGCGAGATGGGCTCGATCAACGGCCTTGGCTGGTCGCTGTCGGAAAAGGCGCGCGCGGCAAGCCACGAGATCGCGGCGCCGCGCCTGCTGGTCCATGCCTATTTCCCCGCCGTCAACGACATGCTCAAGACCATCCATTCGCCGCAGCAGGCGCGCGAATGGGTGCAGGGCATCGCGGCACGCGGCGCGGACGGCATCAAGTTCTTCGGCGGCGCACCCAGCCTGATGCGCAGCGCGATCGAGGAAGCGAACGCGCTGGGTCTGCGCACCGGCTGTCACCATGCCCAGCAGGCAGTGGGGCGCGCTAATGCCATGACCACGGCGAAGTGGGGCCTCACCAGCGCCGAGCATTTCTATGGCCTGCCCGAAGCGCTGTTCGACGACCGCCTGCTTCAGGCCTACCCGGCGGACTACAACTACGCCGATGAATATATGCGCTTTTCCGAGGCGGGGTTCGGCTTCCACCTTGCCGCGCAGCCGGGCTCGGATCACTGGAACAAGGTGCTCGACCAGTTCCTTGAACTGGATTTCACGTTTGTGCCGACGCTGGGCATCTACGACGCCAACCGCGACCTGATGCGCGCGCGCCGGGCAGACTGGCATGACGAATACACATGGCCCGGCCTGTGGGATTCCTTCCAGCCCGATCGCGGCGCCCATGGCGCGCACTGGTTCCGCTGGTCGACGGCGGACGAGATCCGCTGGAAGCAGAATTACCAGCTGTGGATGGCCTTCATCAACGCCTACAAGAATCGCGGCGGCCGCGTGGCTGCGGGCAGCGACAGCGGTTTCATCTTCCAGACTTATGGCTTCGGGTTCGTGCGTGAACTGGAAATGCTGCAGGAGGCGGGCTTCCATCCGCTCGAAGTGCTGCGCGCGGCGACCAGTCAGGGTGCCGACCTCATGGGGCTGGGCGACGAGATCGGCGTGATCGACGTGGGGCGTGTGGCCGACCTGCTGGTGCATGACGTCAATCCGCTGGCCGACTTCAAGCAGCTCTACGGCACTGGCGCGATGCGTCTGGATGACGAGAACGGCGGCGGCACCGTGTGGCAGCGCGCGCTGCGCTACACGATCCGCGAAGGGCTGGTCTACGACGTGGCCGAACTGCTGGCAGACGTGCGCGACATGGTGGCGCAGGAACGCGAAAGGCTGGCGGCGCAGTGA